A window of the Roseburia sp. 831b genome harbors these coding sequences:
- a CDS encoding sensor histidine kinase, with protein MLNNDDYLKIFHEIKNSITLIGSSLQLLEKKHPEVKDFEYWSETMNDIQFLKNMVTELSASRINEKLHITPVSLEKFLGELEDSVRSLSWQHFYCKFSIEPNLPSVEFDSSRMKQAIINLLKNAYEAMLANPANPDSSEIGTVNVHVFQKNQQLYINVIDCGGGLDPSCSDNLFQSTTTTKEYGSGLGLLITRQIVEAHHGTLSYESRPGDGCTFTIQLPFKQN; from the coding sequence ATGTTAAACAATGATGATTATCTTAAAATATTTCACGAAATCAAAAATTCTATTACCCTAATCGGAAGTTCTCTTCAACTTCTTGAAAAAAAGCATCCCGAAGTAAAAGATTTCGAATACTGGAGTGAAACCATGAACGACATCCAGTTTCTAAAAAACATGGTAACCGAACTATCCGCTTCCCGCATCAACGAGAAACTCCATATCACTCCTGTCTCCTTAGAAAAATTTCTAGGCGAACTTGAGGATTCGGTCCGTTCGCTTTCCTGGCAGCATTTCTACTGTAAATTTTCTATTGAACCAAATCTTCCTTCTGTCGAATTCGATTCTTCTCGCATGAAGCAAGCCATCATTAATCTTTTAAAAAATGCATACGAAGCAATGCTTGCAAATCCTGCCAATCCGGATTCCTCGGAAATTGGCACCGTCAATGTGCATGTTTTCCAGAAAAATCAACAATTATACATCAATGTCATTGATTGTGGCGGCGGGCTTGACCCATCCTGCAGTGACAATCTGTTTCAGTCCACTACAACCACAAAAGAATATGGCAGTGGGCTTGGACTTCTCATTACCAGACAAATCGTAGAAGCTCATCATGGCACCTTATCCTATGAATCCAGACCAGGTGATGGCTGTACTTTTACCATCCAGCTTCCATTTAAGCAAAATTAA
- a CDS encoding SCP2 sterol-binding domain-containing protein — MKVNIYYGGRGLLDDPTLYVLNKMEEVLKELRVEVERINIYEHKNEIAVLPQTMKEADGIILATTIEWLGIGGYMQQFLDACWLYGDKEKITETYMQPIVMSTTYGEREGEVTLANAWEILGGLPCPGLCGYVDDLLAFEMNEEYTLIIEKKAENLYRTISQKVKSLPTSNQAVKQRVLRTQQMELTPQESEQLSKYVSDDSYVKKQKEDIEELASLFKDKMDKKNEEKGREYIEDFQSHFVEQNDFHARYLFMIEGKDKPLFVEVKDENLEIHYGQEDNIDVYAKLSPDVLEGVISGRMTFQRAFMTGEMTAKGNFKILRTLDAAFNFA, encoded by the coding sequence ATGAAGGTAAATATTTATTACGGTGGAAGAGGGTTGCTGGATGATCCGACGTTGTATGTTTTGAATAAAATGGAGGAAGTGTTAAAGGAACTTCGTGTTGAGGTAGAAAGAATCAATATTTATGAACACAAGAATGAGATTGCAGTTCTTCCACAGACCATGAAAGAGGCGGATGGAATTATTCTTGCGACGACGATTGAATGGCTTGGAATCGGTGGATACATGCAGCAGTTTCTGGATGCATGCTGGCTATATGGAGATAAGGAAAAAATTACAGAGACTTACATGCAGCCAATCGTTATGTCAACCACATACGGAGAGCGTGAAGGTGAGGTGACACTTGCCAATGCATGGGAGATTTTAGGCGGATTGCCATGTCCGGGTCTTTGCGGATATGTGGATGATTTGCTGGCATTTGAAATGAATGAGGAATATACGCTCATTATTGAGAAGAAGGCAGAAAATTTATATCGTACCATTTCGCAGAAGGTGAAGAGCCTTCCGACCAGTAACCAGGCTGTAAAACAACGTGTATTGCGCACACAGCAGATGGAACTGACCCCACAGGAGAGCGAGCAGTTATCCAAATATGTGTCGGATGATTCTTATGTGAAGAAGCAGAAGGAAGACATCGAAGAACTTGCAAGTCTTTTTAAGGATAAGATGGATAAAAAGAATGAAGAAAAAGGCAGAGAGTATATCGAGGATTTCCAGAGCCACTTTGTAGAGCAGAACGATTTCCATGCAAGATATCTGTTTATGATTGAAGGAAAAGACAAACCACTTTTTGTGGAAGTCAAGGACGAGAATTTAGAGATTCATTACGGCCAGGAAGATAATATTGATGTTTATGCCAAATTATCCCCTGACGTATTAGAAGGTGTCATTAGCGGAAGAATGACATTCCAGAGAGCTTTCATGACAGGTGAAATGACTGCAAAAGGTAATTTCAAGATTCTTAGAACCCTGGATGCAGCATTTAATTTTGCTTAA
- a CDS encoding rhomboid family intramembrane serine protease: MVKKLAEQFTQMGYRFCPSKPEEVGIYYKFYQEGFHVCLVVDCEHGFMLTPDAHQKIVENTMNLFYHPEGRLQGFPQGLPVYHVEVMTIVVGTDSNLLHGLCANCSNTWAIATTEQKLLIYENQPGDFFGLRANLERLIYGDAQTSQYTGEPSQSDTNEKKGIRSWIESLKAADIRRMPYFTIAIVAINVLVFLIMELFGSTTDAEFVAYYGGMYPPYVLYGNQWWRILTSMFIHFGVAHLLNNMVIFACVGSRLEPAMGHVKFITLYFLAGIGGGLLSLFTMIHQNSFAVSAGASGAVFGVIGGLLWVVIRHRGRFDGLTQRGMILMIVLCLYYGFVTAGVDNFCHIGGLIVGFLFSVLFYRRKPQKD; the protein is encoded by the coding sequence ATGGTAAAAAAATTAGCAGAACAATTTACACAGATGGGATACCGGTTTTGTCCATCCAAACCGGAGGAAGTCGGAATCTATTATAAATTTTATCAGGAAGGATTTCATGTATGTCTTGTTGTGGACTGTGAACATGGATTTATGTTGACACCGGATGCACATCAGAAGATTGTCGAGAATACAATGAATCTATTTTACCATCCAGAAGGTCGTTTGCAAGGGTTCCCGCAGGGATTGCCGGTATATCATGTGGAAGTGATGACAATTGTAGTTGGAACAGATTCCAATTTGTTACATGGGCTTTGCGCAAATTGCAGCAATACATGGGCAATTGCAACCACAGAGCAAAAGCTGTTAATCTATGAAAATCAGCCGGGTGATTTCTTCGGCTTGCGTGCGAATCTGGAACGTCTGATTTACGGTGATGCGCAGACATCACAGTATACCGGTGAACCATCGCAAAGTGATACAAACGAAAAAAAGGGAATCCGTTCTTGGATAGAGAGTCTGAAGGCGGCTGACATCAGGCGGATGCCTTATTTTACAATCGCGATTGTGGCGATAAATGTACTGGTTTTTCTTATCATGGAACTATTTGGAAGTACAACAGATGCGGAGTTTGTCGCATATTATGGAGGAATGTACCCGCCGTATGTCTTGTATGGAAATCAATGGTGGAGAATTCTGACATCGATGTTTATTCATTTTGGAGTAGCACATTTACTTAATAATATGGTGATTTTTGCCTGTGTCGGCTCAAGGCTTGAACCGGCAATGGGACATGTGAAATTTATCACATTGTATTTTCTTGCTGGAATCGGAGGAGGTCTGCTTTCTCTGTTTACAATGATTCATCAGAATTCGTTTGCGGTATCGGCGGGAGCATCCGGCGCGGTATTTGGCGTGATTGGAGGTTTGCTCTGGGTTGTAATCCGTCATCGTGGAAGATTTGATGGCCTGACACAAAGAGGAATGATTCTCATGATTGTGTTGTGCCTGTATTATGGATTTGTAACGGCCGGCGTGGATAATTTCTGTCATATCGGCGGGCTTATCGTGGGATTTCTTTTCTCTGTACTTTTCTATCGCAGAAAACCGCAAAAAGATTGA
- a CDS encoding DUF6382 domain-containing protein → MKIEYQRNLKKSYMKLQELGTEGGYEEKVLLKNKIPGLLSFQCSYHDGEKEYWYETGGRQSLDLYAEVNQLDEKTLRYLLSGVCQVVGSIEKYLLDANRLLLQAETIFVKLPQKECLFCYCPAYEENLLLQLRRLAEFLITKVDHKSDEAVKFVYAFYELTIQEDFKMEDFKKLFQMDQGSGEPEFFAQEETGSNSQRLDVPEKNIMPEERQGNYVPEEKQEMLEIENKARQSPAEFLYSYKEKLKEQLQASIREAIQQILNYLPVKLKQKEKTNSIENNTTTQEQKRNIIAERTHFTKKKEKERTFLFEPEEENTMTEHPTVLLAKTTPQPRAMLVYEGMGEQKSLVIEQTPFVVGSDAAKADGVINNRSVSRQHARITMEGGVYFIEDLNSTNGTTVGGEELNYKVKVGLQPREQIIFANEPYRFC, encoded by the coding sequence ATGAAGATTGAATATCAGAGAAATTTAAAGAAAAGTTATATGAAGTTACAGGAGCTTGGCACAGAGGGTGGATATGAGGAGAAGGTTCTGCTGAAAAACAAAATTCCGGGGCTTTTATCATTTCAATGTTCTTACCACGACGGGGAAAAGGAATATTGGTATGAGACGGGCGGAAGGCAGTCTTTGGATTTATATGCAGAAGTCAATCAGCTAGACGAAAAAACGTTACGGTATCTTTTAAGTGGCGTTTGTCAGGTTGTCGGCAGCATTGAAAAATATTTACTGGACGCAAATCGTCTGTTGTTACAGGCGGAAACTATTTTTGTAAAACTTCCGCAGAAGGAATGTCTGTTTTGTTACTGTCCGGCGTATGAAGAAAACTTATTGTTACAACTTCGCCGCCTGGCAGAATTCTTAATTACAAAGGTGGATCACAAAAGCGATGAGGCGGTGAAGTTCGTCTATGCATTTTATGAGCTGACGATTCAAGAGGACTTCAAAATGGAAGATTTCAAAAAGTTATTCCAGATGGATCAGGGAAGTGGAGAACCCGAATTTTTTGCCCAAGAGGAAACGGGAAGCAACAGCCAGCGGTTGGATGTACCGGAGAAAAATATCATGCCAGAGGAAAGGCAAGGAAATTATGTGCCGGAGGAGAAACAAGAGATGTTGGAAATAGAAAATAAGGCCAGGCAGTCTCCGGCAGAGTTTCTGTATTCTTATAAGGAAAAGCTAAAAGAGCAGCTGCAAGCATCCATACGGGAAGCCATCCAACAGATTTTAAATTATCTTCCGGTAAAGTTAAAACAAAAAGAGAAGACAAATTCCATTGAAAATAATACCACGACACAAGAACAAAAGCGGAATATAATAGCAGAAAGAACACATTTTACAAAAAAGAAAGAGAAAGAAAGAACGTTTTTGTTTGAACCAGAGGAAGAAAACACAATGACCGAGCATCCGACGGTTCTGCTTGCAAAGACAACACCGCAACCCCGCGCAATGCTGGTCTATGAGGGGATGGGAGAACAGAAGTCATTGGTAATAGAGCAGACACCATTCGTGGTGGGAAGTGATGCGGCAAAGGCCGATGGTGTCATAAATAACCGCTCCGTGAGCCGTCAACATGCAAGAATTACAATGGAAGGTGGTGTCTATTTTATCGAGGATTTAAACTCAACCAATGGGACAACAGTAGGTGGCGAGGAATTGAACTATAAAGTAAAGGTAGGATTACAGCCGAGAGAACAGATTATTTTTGCAAACGAGCCATATCGTTTTTGTTAG
- a CDS encoding prepilin peptidase — protein MIQEGVLFGFLTVCSLQDMKERKVKLGVLFWFAILGLVIHLTTFQQSLSEMAGGMLVGGFVLLLSFLTRESIGKGDGLLLMVTGLYLGMRQNMLLLLIGIFLAGICALFLFVFGKKRKKDDIPFIPFLFASYLCMLGMQYGKVWV, from the coding sequence ATGATACAGGAAGGAGTTTTATTTGGATTTTTGACAGTATGCAGTTTACAGGATATGAAAGAGAGAAAGGTAAAACTGGGAGTGTTATTCTGGTTTGCCATACTTGGATTGGTGATACATCTTACAACATTTCAGCAATCCCTGTCTGAGATGGCAGGAGGGATGTTAGTCGGAGGTTTTGTACTGCTGCTTTCATTCTTAACACGAGAAAGTATAGGGAAAGGAGATGGTTTACTTTTGATGGTGACAGGTTTGTATCTGGGTATGAGGCAGAATATGCTGTTATTATTGATAGGAATTTTTCTGGCAGGAATCTGTGCGCTATTTTTATTTGTATTTGGGAAGAAACGAAAAAAAGATGATATCCCATTTATTCCATTTCTGTTTGCCAGTTATCTTTGTATGTTAGGAATGCAATATGGAAAGGTGTGGGTGTAA